One window from the genome of Vicugna pacos chromosome 21, VicPac4, whole genome shotgun sequence encodes:
- the LOC140687920 gene encoding uncharacterized protein, with translation MGATSGSRALPRFSTSQPARLDPAAQVQVQELQASQEQQDQQEQQALQEWQDQQELQALQEWQDQQELQALQERLDEQEWRALQELWALQEWQALQELQALQDRLDQQERQVLQERPDQQERQALQERRALQEWQALQEPRALQERRALQERLDQQERQALQERQALQERLDQQERQAVQERRALQERLDQQERRALQEQLDQQEWQALHMQLEQQDLHVQQEQLEGVRGLLLDPGGPVFVLWRLPLPLPALDL, from the coding sequence cggcccaggtgcaggtgcaggaactgcaggcttctcaggagcagcaagatcagcaggagcagcaggctcttcaggagtggcaagatcagcaggagctgcaggctcttcaggagtggcaagatcagcaggagctgcaggctcttcaggagcggctagatgagcaggagtgGCGGGCTCTCCAGGAGctgtgggctcttcaggaatggcaggcgcttcaggagctgcaggctcttcaggatcggctagatcagcaggaacggcaggttcttcaggagcgtccagatcagcaggaacggcaggcgcttcaggagcggcgggctcttcaggaatggcaggctcttcaggagccgcgggctcttcaggagcggcgggctcttcaggagcggctagatcagcaggagaggcaggctcttcaggagaggcaggctcttcaggagcggctagatcagcaggagcggcaggctgttcaggagcggcgggctcttcaggagcggctagatcagcaggaacggcgggctcttcaggagcagctagatcagcaggaatggcaggctcttcatatgcagctggagcagcaggatcttcatgttcagcaggagcagctggagggagttcgcggtctcctgctggaccctggtggtcctgtgtttgttctctggcgtcttcccctgcccctgcctgctctggacctgtaa